In Candidatus Wallbacteria bacterium, a genomic segment contains:
- a CDS encoding peptide-binding protein translates to MKLSQLICIFMIFFTAGCGSNKADTPSGSAQPGTGEVSETTTIATENLDLDLSPAYGDTLIEHALSDAVILNPLIYTDSPSGDIISLVYNGLVKRNQNLELVGDLASSFEVSAGGQLITFYLRKGVKWHDGEDFTAADVKFTYDKIMDPATKTADRDNFILIDSFEIVDPYTVKMHYKEPFAPALVRWSIGIIPKHIFEKENINTSKYNKQPIGTGPYKFVEWTPDEQIRLEAFDKYFDGKPYINRYVYKIIPDETMAFLALKRNELDTMGLDPERYEKQAKSREFLSRFNIYTYPSISFYTYIGYNLLNPVFSDKRVRKALTLATDRQAIIDNVLLGHGQTLSGPFAPTDWAYDQSIKPLPYDLAAARKLLAEAGWSDSNNDGFLEKDGRRFSFTLSIPNGKQTFKLIAQLTQDCWKSIGIEVKIEQVEWTVLMKMCDDKNFDSMILGWSQGLDPDHYSIWHSSQIPDMPAGKNGNNYMSYINPEADRLWEQGRTTFDLELRKQIYHKLHSIIHEDQPYTFLYVTDAIVAVDNRIHGIKVAPSGIYYNLEKWYVPKKLQKY, encoded by the coding sequence ATGAAATTATCTCAACTGATCTGTATTTTCATGATTTTTTTCACTGCCGGCTGCGGCAGCAACAAAGCTGATACCCCGTCCGGATCAGCCCAGCCCGGGACAGGGGAAGTCAGTGAAACCACTACTATTGCAACGGAAAATCTGGATCTTGATCTTTCTCCCGCCTATGGTGACACCCTGATCGAACATGCCCTTTCAGACGCTGTGATACTCAATCCCCTGATCTATACAGACTCACCCTCAGGAGACATCATCAGCCTGGTTTATAACGGCCTGGTGAAGCGGAATCAGAATCTGGAACTGGTGGGAGACCTGGCATCCAGCTTTGAAGTTTCTGCCGGAGGCCAGCTGATCACGTTTTATCTCAGGAAAGGCGTGAAATGGCATGACGGCGAGGATTTCACCGCAGCAGACGTGAAATTCACCTATGACAAGATCATGGATCCAGCTACCAAGACTGCTGACAGGGACAATTTTATCCTGATCGATTCCTTTGAAATCGTAGATCCATACACAGTCAAAATGCATTATAAGGAACCATTCGCTCCGGCCCTGGTCCGCTGGAGCATCGGGATCATTCCCAAACATATTTTTGAGAAGGAAAACATCAACACTTCCAAATACAACAAGCAGCCGATCGGCACAGGCCCCTATAAGTTCGTGGAATGGACGCCTGACGAGCAGATCCGGCTGGAAGCATTCGACAAGTATTTCGACGGCAAGCCATACATCAACCGCTATGTCTATAAGATTATCCCTGACGAGACTATGGCTTTCCTGGCCTTGAAGCGGAACGAGCTGGACACCATGGGCCTGGACCCCGAACGTTACGAAAAGCAGGCCAAATCAAGGGAATTCCTGTCCAGATTCAATATCTACACCTATCCTTCGATTTCGTTTTACACCTATATCGGCTACAACCTTCTGAATCCCGTTTTTTCAGATAAGCGTGTCAGGAAAGCTCTGACTCTTGCTACTGACCGCCAGGCCATCATCGATAATGTACTGCTTGGTCACGGTCAGACACTCTCAGGTCCGTTCGCTCCGACAGACTGGGCTTATGACCAGTCCATCAAGCCTCTCCCCTATGACCTTGCAGCAGCCAGGAAACTTCTCGCTGAAGCCGGGTGGTCTGACTCCAACAATGACGGCTTCCTGGAAAAGGATGGCCGCAGATTTTCGTTTACGCTCTCCATTCCGAACGGCAAGCAGACATTCAAGCTGATCGCCCAGCTTACCCAGGACTGCTGGAAAAGCATCGGGATCGAAGTGAAAATCGAACAGGTGGAATGGACTGTTCTGATGAAAATGTGCGACGACAAGAATTTCGACTCCATGATTCTGGGATGGTCGCAGGGACTCGATCCGGACCATTACAGCATCTGGCATTCATCCCAGATTCCGGATATGCCGGCCGGCAAGAACGGCAACAATTACATGTCATACATCAATCCAGAAGCAGACAGGCTCTGGGAACAGGGACGCACCACATTTGACCTGGAGCTGCGCAAGCAGATCTATCATAAGCTGCACTCAATTATCCATGAAGATCAGCCTTATACCTTCC